A stretch of the Lolium perenne isolate Kyuss_39 chromosome 3, Kyuss_2.0, whole genome shotgun sequence genome encodes the following:
- the LOC127343428 gene encoding general transcription and DNA repair factor IIH helicase/translocase subunit XPB1: MAGGDGDRARAPKRYKSSAPSKAALVDETAEMNYADDFDDDARDGDTEVKKRDFTKLELKPDHVNRPLWACADGRIFLETFSPLYKQAYDFLIAIAEPVCRPESMHEYNLTPHSLYAAVSVGLETTTIISVLSKLSKTKLPREIIDFIHGSTANYGKVKLVLKKNRYFVESPFPEVLKTLLSDDVIAKARQAPEDCLEAPSFSVSKTPGEIASGHEELLDGMDLAAAAEEKETHSFEIIPNHVENVKQRCLPNALNFPMLEEYDFRNDTVNPDLDMELKPQARPRPYQEKSLSKMFGNGRARSGIIVLPCGAGKSLVGVSAACRIKKSCLCLATNAVSVDQWAFQFKLWSTIRDEHISRFTSDNKEKFRGMASVVVTTYNMVAFGGKRSEDSEKIIEEIRSREWGLLLMDEVHVVPAHMFRKVISITKSHCKLGLTATLVREDERITDLNFLIGPKLYEANWLDLVKGGFIANVQCAEVWCPMTKEFFAEYLKKENSKKKQVLYVMNPNKFRACEFLIRFHEQQRGDKIIVFADNLFALTAYAMKLRKPMIYGATSHAERTRILYQFKNSPEVNTVFLSKVGDNSIDIPEANVIIQISSHAGSRRQEAQRLGRILRAKGKHQDRMAGGKEEYNAFFYSLVSTDTQEMYYSTKRQQFLIDQGYSFKVITSLPPPEEGPNLSFHSLDEQLDLLGKVLNAGDDMIGVEHLEEDSDGKALLKARRSAGLMSHFSGAGGMVYMEYNTGKGKGSKKKDPAKRHQLFKKRYT, translated from the exons ATGGCCGGCGGCGACG GCGATCGCGCCCGCGCGCCGAAGCGGTACAAGTCCTCGGCGCCATCCAAGGCGGCCCTGGTCGACGAGACCGCCGAGATGAACTACGCCGACGACTTCGACGACGACGCCCGCGACG GGGATACCGAGGTGAAGAAGAGGGACTTCACCAAGCTGGAGCTGAAGCCGGACCACGTGAACCGGCCGCTCTGGGCGTGCGCGGACGGCCGCATCTTCCTCGAGACCTTCTCGCCTCTTTACAAGCAGGCCTACGATTTCCTCATAGCCATCGCCGAACCTGTATGCAG GCCTGAATCTATGCACGAGTACAATTTAACGCCACACTCATTGTATGCCGCGGTCTCGGTTGGACTCGAAACGACTACTATCATTAGTGTCTTGAGCAAGCTCTCCAAGACTAAATTACCTCGGGAAATAATCGATTTCATCCACGGGTCAACTGCCAATTATGGCAAAGTAAAGCTTGTTCTGAAGAAGAATCGGTATTTTGTGGAGTCCCCATTCCCTGAG GTTTTGAAGACCCTTCTGAGTGATGATGTAATTGCGAAAGCACGACAAGCTCCCGAG GACTGCCTAGAAGCACCTTCATTCAGTGTTAGCAAAACACCTGGGGAAATAGCTAGTGGACATGAGGAATTGTTAGATGGAATGGACTTAGCTGCTGCAGCTGAAGAAAAAGAAACACATTCTTTCGAAATTATTCCCAACCAT GTTGAGAACGTCAAGCAGCGGTGCTTACCAAATGCACTgaactttcccatgcttgaggagTATGATTTTAGAAATGACACA GTAAACCCAGATTTGGATATGGAATTAAAACCTCAAGCACGGCCAAGGCCATATCAAGAAAAGAGCCTCAGTAAGATGTTTGGGAATG GCAGAGCAAGGTCAGGCATTATCGTGCTACCTTGTGGTGCTGGAAAGTCGTTGGTTGGTGTATCTGCGGCATGTCGTATTAAGAAGAGCTGTCTATGTTTGGCCACAAATGCTGTCTCTGTTGATCAATGGGCCTTCCAGTTCAAGCTCTGGTCAACTATAAGAGATGAACATATCAGCCGTTTTACGTCAGATAACAAGGAGAAATTTCGAGGGATGGCCAGTGTTGTTGTGACCACTTATAACATGGTGGCATTTGGGGGCAAACGATCGGAAGACTCAGAGAAGATTATCGAAGAAATCCGGAGCAGGGAGTGGGGTTTGCTCCTTATGGATGAG GTTCATGTTGTCCCTGCGCATATGTTCAGAAAGGTCATCAGCATTACCAAGTCTCACTGCAAGCTTGGTCTTACTG CTACACTTGTGAGAGAGGATGAACGCATTACGGATCTAAATTTTCTAATTGGACCAAAGCTGTATGAAGCAAATTGGTTGGATTTAGTGAAAGGTGGAtttattgcaaatgtgcaatgtgCAGAAGTATGGTGTCCCATGACCAAAGAGTTCTTTGCTGAGtatttgaaaaaggaaaattcaaaaaagaaacag GTACTCTATGTGATGAATCCAAACAAATTCAGGGCTTGCGAGTTTCTAATTCGATTCCATGAGCAACAACGCGGGGATAAGATAATTGTATTTGCTGATAATTTATTTGCACTAACTGCATATGCAATGAAGCTCCGTAAACCAATGATTTATGGTGCTACAAG CCATGCTGAGAGGACAAGAATTCTGTACCAATTTAAGAATAGCCCAGAAGTCAACACTGTTTTCCTCTCTAAG GTGGGTGATAACTCAATTGATATTCCAGAAGCAAATGTTATCATACAAATATCATCTCATGCTGGTTCCCGGCGTCAAGAAGCTCAACGGTTGGGACGTATTCTCAGGGCAAAG GGTAAGCATCAAGATAGGATGGCAGGTGGAAAAGAAGAATACAATGCTTTTTTCTACTCGCTTGTATCAACTGACACACAG GAAATGTACTACTCAACAAAAAGGCAACAATTCCTTATCGACCAAGGATACAGCTTCAAG GTGATTACGAGCTTGCCGCCACCTGAAGAAGGACCTAACTTGAGTTTTCACTCGCTTGATGAACAGCTTGACCTGTTAGGCAAA GTGCTGAATGCAGGGGATGACATGATTGGTGTTGAGCACTTGGAAGAGGATTCTGATGGCAAGGCTCTGCTGAAGGCTCGGCGCTCTGCTGGACTAATGAGTCACTTTTCTGGAGCTGGTGGAATGGTCTACATGGAGTACAA TACTGGGAAGGGAAAAGGATCAAAGAAGAAGGACCCAGCCAAGAGGCATCAGCTGTTCAAGAAACGCTATACTTGA
- the LOC127343429 gene encoding phytochrome-associated serine/threonine-protein phosphatase 3: protein MDLDLWISKVKEGQHLAEHELQTLCEYVKEILIEESNVQPVNSPVTVCGDIHGQFHDLMKLFATGGHVPDTNYIFMGDFVDRGFNSLEVFTILLLLKARYPAHITLLRGNHESRQLTQVYGFYDECQRKYGNANAWRYCTDVFDYLTLSAIINGTVLCVHGGLSPDVRTIDQIRTIDRNCEIPHEGPFCDLMWSDPEEIETWAVSPRGAGWLFGSRVTTEFNHVNNLDLVCRAHQLVQEGLKYMFQDKGLVTVWSAPNYCYRCGNVASILSFSDNMEREVKFFTETEENNQMRGPRTAVPYFL from the exons ATGGATTTGGATCTGTGGATCTCCAAGGTCAAGGAGGGCCAGCACCTCGCCGAGCACGAGCTCCAGACCCTCTGCGAATAC GTGAAGGAGATACTCATCGAGGAGTCCAACGTGCAGCCGGTGAACAGCCCCGTCACCGTGTGCGGCGACATCCACGGCCAGTTCCACGACCTCATGAAGCTCTTCGCCACCGGAGGGCACGTGCCCGACACCAACTACATTTTCATG GGTGATTTCGTGGACCGCGGCTTCAACAGCCTGGAGGTCTTCACCATCCTTTTGCTGCTCAAAGCAAG GTATCCTGCCCACATAACCCTTCTGCGCGGGAATCATGAAAGTAGGCAGCTGACACAG GTATATGGTTTCTATGATGAGTGTCAGAGAAAGTATGGGAACGCCAATGCATGGCGGTATTGCACCGATGTTTTTGATTACCTTACTCTTTCAGCAATCATTAATGGCACG GTCCTATGTGTTCATGGTGGTCTTTCTCCTGATGTCCGTACTATTGACCAG ATACGGACAATTGATCGGAATTGTGAAATTCCCCACGAAGGTCCTTTCTGTGATCTGATGTGGAGTGACCCTGAAGAGATAGAGACATGGGCTGTTAGTCCGCGTGGAGCCGGTTGGCTTTTCGGATCACGAGTGACAACAGAG TTCAACCATGTCAACAATCTTGATCTAGTTTGTCGGGCTCACCAGCTGGTCCAGGAAGGCTTGAAGTACATGTTTCAGGACAAGGGTCTTGTAACT GTGTGGTCTGCACCTAATTATTGCTACAGATGTGGCAATGTTGCTTCTATACTAAGCTTCAGTGACAACATG GAAAGAGAGGTTAAGTTCTTCACGGAGACAGAGGAGAACAACCAGATGCGAGGTCCAAGGACCGCCGTCCCATATTTCCTCTGA